From the Marinitoga litoralis genome, the window CTTCTATAGGTATTGTTCCAGACCCACAAAAAGGATCAATTAAAACATGTTTCCTCTTCCATCCTGCCATTAAAATCATAGCTGCAGCTATAGTTTCCCTTAAAGGAGCCTCACTTACTAACTTTCTATACCCTCTCTTATGAAGTCCTTCTCCTGTTGTGTCCAAAACAATTGTTACTTTATTTCTCTTAATATATACTCTAAATTTATATATACCTTTTTCTTCATTATATGTATTTATTTTATACTCTTTTTTTAATTTTTCAATCATTGCTTTTTTCACTATAGATTGAATTACAGATTGATTATATAATGCAGATTTAACTGTTCTAACTTTTTCTATAATTATTTTTCCGTTTTTTGGTAAATAATATGATAATTCAATGTTATTTATGCCATCAAATAATTCATCAAAAGTTTCAGAATAAAATTCTGCTATTTTAATATAAACTCTTTCGGCTGTTCTTAATCTTAAATTTAAATCATAATAATCATAATCACTCCCTGAAAACTCTACCATACCTTCATTTGCATTTGTAATACTATAATTTAATTTTTTTAATTCATTTGACAGAACCTTTTCTAGCCCTAATGAACATAATGCTATATAATT encodes:
- a CDS encoding THUMP domain-containing class I SAM-dependent RNA methyltransferase; this encodes MNYIALCSLGLEKVLSNELKKLNYSITNANEGMVEFSGSDYDYYDLNLRLRTAERVYIKIAEFYSETFDELFDGINNIELSYYLPKNGKIIIEKVRTVKSALYNQSVIQSIVKKAMIEKLKKEYKINTYNEEKGIYKFRVYIKRNKVTIVLDTTGEGLHKRGYRKLVSEAPLRETIAAAMILMAGWKRKHVLIDPFCGSGTIPIEAALYGLNMAPGLKRNFIFETWHNFNSEKFESYKKKAFSEIKYSELKIYGFDKDFKMIEIANKNAGNLEKYIHFEKSNMESINLDYEEGYIITNPPYGDRLGDKKHAEKLYEQMRYLKRKYTKFNYSVVTSHEKFEDFFGYKADKKKKIINGKQTLYIYEYK